Proteins encoded within one genomic window of Candidatus Binatia bacterium:
- a CDS encoding hypothetical protein (possible pseudo, frameshifted), producing the protein MDLVFYHRRLRCLVLIDLKLGRFTHADAGQMHVYLNYAAEHWTRDGENPPVGLILCAQKNAALAHYALDNLPNKVLAAEYRTALPDEKLLAAEIAETRRRLEARRPKEHKR; encoded by the coding sequence GTGGACCTCGTCTTCTACCATCGCCGCCTGCGCTGCCTGGTGCTCATCGACTTGAAGCTCGGCCGCTTCACCCACGCCGACGCCGGCCAGATGCACGTCTATCTCAACTACGCCGCCGAGCACTGGACGCGCGACGGCGAAAACCCTCCGGTGGGCCTGATCCTCTGCGCGCAGAAGAACGCGGCGCTCGCGCACTACGCCCTCGACAACCTGCCGAACAAGGTGCTCGCCGCCGAGTACCGCACGGCGCTGCCCGACGAAAAGCTCCTCGCCGCGGAGATCGCCGAGACGCGGCGGCGGCTGGAGGCCCGGAGGCCGAAGGAACACAAGCGATGA
- a CDS encoding alcohol dehydrogenase, whose product MRACVMREGGLVVDTVPDPVPGPGEVLVRTLACGICGSDLHFLRHASHLVDVQKRSGYPGAMSLERDVVLGHEFCAEIVDYGPRTERRLPAGTRVCSMPIVFGKRGGIEAVGYSNDYPGGYGELMVLSEPLLLRVPDEVPTEQAALTEPMAVGIHAVEKARLEKGEQPLVLGCGPVGLAVVAALRAKGVGPIVAADFSPARRELAEKLGADVVLDPGVDSPYRAWEELASAATRAEDPAPVTIHAGPSRRAVIFECVGIPGILQEIFERAPRYAKIVVVGVCMGEDRIEPLFGINKELEVRFVLGYTPDEFRQSLENIARGRTPVSALVTGKVGVAETPRAFRELEKPQKHAKILVEPWH is encoded by the coding sequence GTGCGAGCTTGCGTCATGCGAGAAGGCGGACTCGTGGTCGACACCGTGCCGGACCCGGTGCCGGGGCCGGGAGAGGTGCTCGTGCGCACGCTCGCGTGCGGCATTTGCGGCTCGGACCTCCACTTCCTCCGCCACGCGAGCCACCTCGTGGACGTACAGAAAAGGTCCGGGTACCCGGGTGCCATGAGCCTCGAGCGCGACGTCGTCCTCGGTCACGAGTTCTGTGCCGAAATCGTCGATTACGGGCCCCGGACCGAACGGCGGTTGCCCGCCGGAACACGCGTTTGCTCGATGCCGATCGTCTTCGGAAAAAGAGGCGGGATCGAAGCCGTAGGCTACTCCAACGACTACCCCGGGGGGTACGGCGAACTCATGGTGCTCTCGGAGCCCCTTCTGCTGCGGGTCCCCGACGAGGTGCCCACCGAGCAAGCCGCCCTCACGGAACCCATGGCCGTCGGGATCCACGCGGTGGAAAAGGCGCGCCTGGAAAAGGGCGAGCAGCCACTCGTCCTGGGTTGCGGCCCCGTGGGTCTGGCCGTCGTCGCCGCGCTCCGGGCGAAGGGAGTCGGTCCGATCGTGGCCGCGGACTTTTCCCCTGCCAGGAGGGAACTCGCCGAGAAGCTCGGCGCCGACGTGGTCCTGGATCCCGGGGTCGACTCCCCTTACCGAGCGTGGGAAGAGCTGGCATCGGCGGCAACGCGAGCGGAGGATCCGGCGCCCGTGACGATCCACGCCGGCCCGTCCCGCCGGGCGGTGATTTTCGAGTGCGTGGGCATTCCGGGAATCCTCCAGGAAATCTTCGAACGGGCTCCCCGCTACGCGAAGATCGTGGTCGTCGGCGTCTGCATGGGTGAGGACAGGATCGAACCGCTGTTCGGAATCAACAAGGAGCTCGAGGTCCGGTTCGTCCTGGGCTACACGCCCGACGAGTTCCGGCAGAGCCTCGAGAACATCGCCCGGGGCCGGACCCCCGTGAGTGCGCTCGTCACCGGCAAAGTCGGGGTGGCCGAGACCCCCCGCGCCTTTCGCGAACTCGAAAAACCCCAAAAACACGCGAAAATTCTCGTCGAGCCCTGGCATTGA
- the fadD1 gene encoding acyl-CoA synthetase has protein sequence MSEPIRIDAPLTVSAQIEARATHPDLERKVFLMHGDRRWTYRQFRDESVRTAHFLLRRLGAIDERRPGHVAMMLENHLELLSLYGGCAYAGLVLFGINTGLRGEVLAGVLEHSRSRILVVDEKFLPEVEKIRPLLRTIPPENILVLRTQKGEVPREADYLACLESEVGPAGLSLEPPPVEVTPDRVLMVIYTSGTTGLPKGINNNHLKLCAVGIGVSTNLGLGRDDVGYLCMPLFHSNAMFVGFMPAFWVGGSAALRERFSATQFVPDVFRYGVTFWNYVGEPVHYVLSAIEKQYGGDERRIAEEITHNPRNKLRFAVGNGASPPDIDRFTRWMGLEDMFELYGSTEAAIATFRKKGDPRGSVGEITDPAVKILDPEGRECPPARLGPDGKILNYEECVGEICRVAPDTALFQGYFDNPEANATKYRDGVYHSGDLGHVLVRDGKRYLFFDGRTEDWIRKDGENFSAGQVGRLLTEHPDVALAVAYGVPCSVSDELVMAAVKMAPGKSFDPKAFFEWCEDQATNGSMDRKWIPDFVRVVEDFVYTETQKVLVRHLKREHFDLRRVRDPIYWRRRGDTTFHPFTPSDYEKLREEFAAAEKLDLLDR, from the coding sequence GTGTCCGAACCGATCCGAATCGACGCCCCGCTCACCGTGAGCGCCCAGATCGAAGCCCGAGCGACCCACCCGGACCTCGAACGGAAAGTTTTCCTGATGCACGGAGACCGACGCTGGACGTACAGGCAGTTCCGTGACGAATCCGTGCGCACCGCCCACTTTCTCCTTCGCCGCCTGGGCGCCATCGACGAGAGGCGACCGGGCCACGTGGCCATGATGCTCGAAAACCACCTGGAACTTCTCTCGCTTTACGGCGGCTGCGCCTACGCGGGCCTCGTGCTGTTCGGCATCAACACGGGTCTCCGGGGCGAGGTGCTCGCCGGCGTGCTCGAGCACTCGCGCTCGCGGATTCTCGTCGTCGACGAAAAGTTCCTGCCCGAGGTCGAGAAAATCCGCCCGCTTCTGCGGACGATCCCGCCGGAGAACATCCTCGTGCTCCGGACGCAAAAAGGGGAAGTTCCGCGCGAGGCCGACTATCTCGCGTGCCTCGAATCGGAAGTAGGACCTGCGGGCCTCTCGCTCGAACCTCCGCCGGTGGAGGTGACCCCCGACCGCGTTCTCATGGTGATCTATACCTCGGGAACGACCGGCCTCCCCAAGGGCATCAACAACAACCACCTGAAGCTCTGCGCCGTCGGGATCGGTGTCTCGACCAATCTGGGGCTCGGCCGCGACGACGTCGGCTACCTCTGCATGCCGCTTTTCCACTCCAATGCGATGTTCGTGGGCTTCATGCCGGCCTTCTGGGTGGGCGGCAGCGCGGCCCTGAGAGAGCGCTTCAGCGCGACGCAGTTCGTCCCGGACGTCTTCCGCTACGGCGTGACGTTCTGGAACTACGTCGGAGAGCCCGTGCACTACGTGCTCTCCGCGATCGAAAAACAGTACGGCGGAGACGAACGACGGATCGCGGAAGAGATCACCCACAACCCGCGCAACAAGCTCCGCTTCGCCGTGGGGAACGGCGCTTCCCCGCCCGACATCGATCGGTTCACGCGGTGGATGGGGCTCGAGGACATGTTCGAACTCTACGGTTCCACGGAGGCCGCCATCGCGACGTTTCGGAAGAAAGGGGACCCCCGGGGAAGCGTCGGGGAAATCACGGATCCGGCGGTGAAAATTCTCGACCCGGAAGGCAGGGAGTGCCCCCCGGCACGGCTCGGACCGGACGGGAAAATCCTCAACTACGAGGAGTGCGTGGGCGAAATCTGCCGGGTCGCCCCCGACACGGCGCTCTTCCAGGGGTATTTCGACAACCCCGAAGCCAACGCCACCAAATACCGCGACGGCGTCTACCACTCGGGAGACCTGGGACACGTTCTCGTCCGGGACGGAAAACGCTACCTCTTCTTCGACGGTCGCACGGAAGACTGGATCCGCAAGGACGGGGAGAACTTCTCCGCGGGGCAGGTGGGCAGGCTCCTCACCGAGCATCCCGACGTCGCGCTCGCGGTCGCCTACGGGGTTCCGTGCTCCGTCTCCGACGAGCTCGTCATGGCTGCCGTCAAGATGGCTCCCGGAAAATCGTTCGATCCGAAGGCCTTTTTCGAGTGGTGCGAGGATCAGGCCACCAACGGCAGCATGGACAGGAAGTGGATCCCGGATTTCGTCCGGGTCGTCGAGGACTTCGTCTACACGGAAACGCAGAAGGTCCTGGTGCGCCACCTCAAGCGCGAGCATTTCGACCTCCGACGGGTCCGCGACCCGATCTACTGGAGGAGACGCGGCGACACCACGTTCCACCCTTTCACGCCGAGCGACTACGAAAAGCTCCGCGAGGAGTTCGCGGCGGCGGAAAAGCTCGACCTCCTCGACCGCTGA
- a CDS encoding NAD-dependent epimerase produces MARVVVTGSASGMGAAIRKRLEGAGNRVVGLDLRDAEILADLAVPGERVRAVARVREFFPDGLDRLVLCAGLGPHVKPPSRIAAVNYFGAVDLLDGLFPLLRRGEKPAAVVIGSNSAHVLPVDDHPYVLALLEHDEPRALALVDEAGDSVLAYVGSKNAVGKAVRRRALEWGRAGVRLNAVAPGPTDTPMLEAGLADPETGEAIRGFVAPIARHGRPEEVAALVDFLLGDDASWIHGAVYFVDGGMDAQLRPDRY; encoded by the coding sequence ATGGCACGCGTCGTCGTCACGGGTTCGGCCTCGGGAATGGGCGCGGCGATTCGAAAACGACTCGAAGGAGCCGGGAACCGTGTCGTGGGCCTGGATCTCCGGGATGCGGAGATTCTCGCCGACCTGGCCGTTCCCGGAGAGCGCGTCCGGGCCGTGGCGCGAGTTCGAGAGTTCTTTCCGGACGGCCTCGACCGGCTCGTCCTCTGCGCGGGACTCGGCCCGCACGTGAAGCCACCGTCCCGAATCGCCGCCGTCAACTACTTCGGTGCGGTGGATCTCCTCGACGGGCTCTTTCCGCTGCTACGGCGCGGGGAGAAACCCGCGGCAGTCGTGATCGGGTCGAACTCGGCGCACGTACTCCCCGTGGACGATCATCCGTACGTGCTCGCACTCCTCGAGCACGACGAGCCGCGGGCACTCGCTCTCGTGGACGAGGCGGGCGACTCGGTGCTCGCGTACGTCGGGTCGAAGAACGCGGTGGGGAAGGCCGTCCGTCGCCGGGCCCTCGAGTGGGGTAGGGCCGGCGTGCGCCTCAACGCCGTGGCGCCGGGTCCCACCGACACGCCGATGCTCGAGGCAGGGCTCGCCGATCCCGAGACGGGGGAAGCGATCCGGGGGTTCGTGGCTCCCATCGCACGGCATGGGCGCCCGGAAGAAGTCGCCGCACTCGTCGACTTCCTCCTCGGGGACGACGCCTCGTGGATTCACGGAGCCGTCTACTTCGTCGACGGCGGGATGGACGCGCAACTCCGCCCGGACCGTTACTGA
- a CDS encoding microcin C ABC transporter permease YejB, which produces MGAYLLRRLLLVFPTLFGIMVLNFVVINAAPGGPVEQMIARLQGTAVEATARIAGGPSQREAAAPPSPKIESRYPGARGLDPEFVRKIEKEFGFDKPAHERFLLMMGRFLRFDFGRSYFRDRPVVDIVLEKMPVSVSLGLWTTLLVYLVSIPLGIAKAVRDGSRFDTWTSAVVVVGNAIPGFLFAILLVVLFAGGRYFAWFPLGGLVSDNWHELGTVEKILDYLWHITLPVLSLVIGGFAGLTMLTKNSFLDQIHQQYVLTARAKGLTERRVLYGHVFRNAMLIVISGFPAAFVDVLFTGALLTEVIFSLDGLGLLGFEAAVHRDYPVMFGTLYFFTLLGLLVKIVEDLTYVLVDPRIDFERREF; this is translated from the coding sequence ATGGGCGCGTACCTGCTCCGCCGCCTCCTCCTGGTTTTCCCGACGCTTTTCGGGATCATGGTGCTGAACTTCGTCGTGATCAACGCGGCCCCCGGGGGCCCCGTCGAGCAGATGATCGCGCGGCTCCAGGGAACGGCCGTCGAGGCGACGGCGAGGATCGCGGGAGGCCCCTCCCAGCGAGAAGCGGCGGCGCCGCCTTCGCCGAAGATCGAGAGCCGGTATCCCGGAGCCCGGGGGCTCGACCCGGAGTTCGTCCGCAAGATCGAAAAGGAGTTCGGCTTCGACAAACCGGCTCACGAGCGCTTCTTGCTCATGATGGGCCGGTTCCTCCGGTTCGACTTCGGAAGGAGCTATTTCCGCGACCGCCCCGTCGTCGACATCGTGCTGGAAAAAATGCCCGTTTCCGTCTCGCTCGGCCTCTGGACGACCCTTCTCGTCTACCTCGTGTCCATCCCGCTCGGGATCGCGAAGGCGGTCCGCGACGGCTCGCGCTTCGACACCTGGACGTCCGCGGTCGTCGTCGTGGGGAACGCCATCCCGGGCTTCCTTTTCGCCATCCTCCTCGTCGTGCTCTTCGCCGGCGGCCGGTACTTCGCCTGGTTTCCTCTCGGCGGACTGGTTTCGGACAACTGGCACGAGCTCGGCACGGTCGAGAAAATCCTCGACTACCTCTGGCACATCACGCTGCCGGTGCTTTCGCTCGTGATCGGGGGGTTCGCCGGGCTCACGATGCTCACGAAGAACTCCTTTCTCGACCAGATCCACCAGCAGTACGTCCTCACCGCTCGGGCCAAGGGTCTCACCGAGCGCCGGGTGCTCTACGGGCACGTCTTCCGGAACGCCATGCTGATCGTGATTTCGGGCTTCCCCGCGGCCTTCGTCGACGTGCTGTTCACCGGGGCGCTGCTGACGGAGGTGATCTTCTCGCTCGACGGGCTCGGCCTTCTGGGTTTCGAAGCGGCCGTTCACCGGGACTACCCCGTCATGTTCGGGACCCTCTACTTTTTCACGTTGCTCGGCCTTCTCGTGAAGATCGTCGAGGACTTGACCTACGTGCTCGTCGATCCTCGGATCGACTTCGAGCGCCGAGAGTTCTGA
- a CDS encoding ABC transporter substrate-binding protein: MGPAGSLMETNFRRSIPCFVLALALASPAGASGAPTHGIAMHGDLKYGPDFRHFEYVDPGARKGGELRQAEVGTFDSFHPFIVKGNPASGLGLLYDTLTEPSADEPFSEYGLLAEKIEVPEDRSWVVFTLRPEARWHDGKPVTAEDVIWTFHTLREKGNPFYAGYYRDVERVEKLGPRSVKFVFGPGTNRELPLILGQLVVLPKHYWKDRDFEKPTLEPPLGSGPYRIESFETGRWIVYRRVEDYWGRDLPVNVGRRNFDRIRIDYYRDDTVALEAFKGGAYDIRFEASAKDWATGYDFPALREGFVKKEEIPHGRPAGMQGFVFNTRRALFRDRRVREALGLLFDFEWTNRTLFHGQYTRTRSYFDNSELAARGLPSPEELAILERYRGKVPDEVFTKAYEPPRTDGSGNIRPQLRRAKELLEAAGWRLDSGSRKLVHSESGRVFAFEILLVQPLFERVVLPFVRNLSRLGIEATVRTVDSAQYRRRIDGFDFDVVVWNWPQSLSPGNEQRNYWTSEFARRKGGQNLIGLEDPVVDELVELLIAAPDRRSLVTRVRALDRVLQWGHWVIPHWHIPYDRVAYWDKFGRPSVVPVQGVQIDTWWVDPEKEKKVAPHLRR, encoded by the coding sequence ATGGGACCCGCCGGTTCTCTCATGGAGACCAACTTCCGCCGCTCCATCCCCTGCTTCGTCCTGGCACTCGCTCTCGCGTCCCCGGCGGGCGCGTCCGGCGCACCGACCCACGGGATCGCGATGCACGGCGACCTGAAATACGGTCCGGATTTCCGCCACTTCGAGTACGTCGATCCGGGGGCCCGCAAGGGCGGGGAACTGCGACAGGCGGAGGTCGGGACCTTCGACAGTTTCCATCCCTTCATCGTCAAGGGAAATCCGGCCTCGGGTCTGGGGCTCCTGTACGACACCCTCACGGAACCCTCCGCGGACGAACCCTTCAGCGAGTACGGGCTTCTCGCCGAGAAGATCGAAGTACCCGAGGATCGCTCGTGGGTCGTCTTCACGCTTCGACCCGAGGCACGGTGGCACGACGGAAAACCCGTCACGGCCGAGGACGTGATCTGGACCTTCCACACACTGCGGGAGAAGGGGAATCCCTTCTACGCCGGCTACTACCGGGACGTGGAGCGAGTCGAGAAGCTGGGGCCGCGCAGCGTGAAGTTCGTGTTCGGTCCGGGGACCAACCGGGAGCTGCCTCTGATTCTCGGGCAGCTCGTCGTGCTCCCGAAGCACTACTGGAAGGACCGGGATTTCGAGAAGCCCACGCTCGAGCCCCCGCTCGGAAGCGGTCCCTACAGGATCGAATCCTTCGAAACGGGGAGGTGGATCGTCTACCGTCGCGTCGAGGACTACTGGGGCCGGGACCTACCGGTGAACGTGGGGCGGCGGAACTTCGACCGCATCCGCATCGACTACTACCGGGACGACACCGTGGCGCTCGAGGCGTTCAAAGGCGGCGCCTACGACATCCGCTTCGAAGCGTCGGCGAAGGACTGGGCGACCGGCTACGACTTCCCGGCGCTCCGCGAGGGTTTCGTCAAGAAGGAAGAAATCCCCCACGGAAGGCCGGCGGGGATGCAGGGGTTCGTTTTCAACACGCGCCGGGCTCTCTTTCGCGATCGGCGCGTGCGCGAGGCGCTCGGGCTCCTTTTCGACTTCGAGTGGACGAACCGGACGCTTTTCCACGGCCAGTACACGCGCACGAGGAGCTACTTCGACAACTCCGAGCTCGCGGCGCGCGGGTTGCCGAGCCCCGAGGAACTGGCGATCCTGGAACGGTACCGGGGAAAGGTTCCGGACGAAGTGTTCACGAAAGCGTACGAGCCGCCGCGCACGGACGGCAGCGGGAACATCCGGCCGCAGCTACGCCGCGCCAAGGAGCTTCTCGAGGCGGCGGGGTGGCGGCTCGATTCGGGTTCGAGGAAGCTCGTGCACTCCGAGTCGGGGCGCGTTTTCGCCTTCGAGATTCTGCTCGTCCAGCCTCTTTTCGAGCGCGTGGTTCTTCCGTTCGTCCGGAACCTCTCCCGGCTCGGCATCGAAGCCACCGTGCGCACCGTGGACAGCGCGCAGTACCGGAGGCGGATCGACGGATTCGACTTCGACGTGGTCGTCTGGAACTGGCCGCAGTCCCTTTCGCCCGGAAACGAGCAGAGGAACTACTGGACGTCGGAGTTCGCCCGGCGCAAGGGTGGCCAGAACCTGATCGGTCTCGAGGATCCGGTCGTCGACGAGCTCGTCGAGCTTTTGATCGCCGCTCCCGACCGGAGGAGCCTCGTCACGCGCGTGCGGGCCCTCGACCGTGTTCTTCAGTGGGGCCACTGGGTGATCCCGCACTGGCACATCCCCTACGACCGGGTCGCCTACTGGGACAAATTCGGACGGCCCTCCGTGGTGCCCGTCCAGGGCGTTCAGATCGACACCTGGTGGGTCGATCCCGAGAAGGAGAAAAAGGTAGCTCCGCACCTGCGCCGTTGA